DNA from Acidimicrobiia bacterium:
TGGAGAGGGCGGCGTGTTCCTGGGTACGACGGCGGGGTCGGTCCATCTGACCACCGACGGCGGAGATCACTGGATCACGCTGCCCCAAGTGCTTCCGAGGATCCTGACCGTGTCGGTGCTCGAGGCCTGATGCCCGCGGCCACCGTCCGGATCCCCTCGCTCCTCGCTGACGTCGGGGACGGGCGACGGGAGATTCCGGTCGTGGCAGAGACGGTGGGCGGGGCGCTTGCCGACCTGTTTGCACGATTGCCGCACTTGCGCGTCCACGTGTTCGACGAAAGCGGCGCGGTGCGGCCCCACGTCTCCGTCTTCTATCAGGGACGGGCGGCCAGGGATCAGGCGGCACTGGGCGGGCCGCTTTCCGAGGGATCGGTGATCACGATTCTTCAGGCCGTGTCGGGGGGATCCGGCTGACGGGATCCTTGTGACGGAGCGAACTTCGACTCCAGCGCCACCCAGAGACTCTTCGAGTAGGGGTAGAAGGCGATGGGAAACACGATGCTGGTGGCGATCGTGACCGCCGAGATCACCCCCCACGGGGGGTCTGGCCAGGAACTCACGATCGATCCAACGAACACCAGGATGAAAACGAAGATGGTGGCCACCGTATTGATCGCGATCGCCCCGAGCCAGTAGCCCTCGTGACTCTCGAACCGGTGCGAGCACCGCGGGCACCTCTCCACCACCGCCGACCACGACACGAACATTCCCGGGGAACCACAGATCGGGCAGCGGCGGCGGAGAGCCCTCGCGAGTCGGCGCACCAGGACATTCTCGCTCCCTATTCAGGTGGCGGCGGATTGAGCCGATATACCGGCCGTGGATGCCATCGATCTCTCCTCACCCACCCGCCCGCGTCCGACCCTTATCGATGAACTGCTCGACGCGGTGATAGCCCGGGGTGCATCCGACCTGCATGTCTCGCCGGGCACGGCACCCACGGCTCGGATGGACGGCTCCCTGGTCGCGATAGGCGAGGGGATCTGGGGATCGGAGGCCACAGCCGCGTTCTGCCGGTCGCTGTGCTCTGAACCGCAATGGCGACAGGCCGAGGACACCGGAACCGTCGATTTCGGCATCACCCATCGCTCGGCACGTTTCCGGGTGTCGGTGCTGCGGCAACGGAAGGGGTACGCCGCCGTCCTCCGGCTGATCAACAATTCGTTCCTCTCCTTCGAGGAGATCGGGCTCCCCGAAATCACAAGTGGCCTGCTCCGACGGACGCGAGGGTTGATCCTCGTCACCGGCCCCACCGGTGCGGGAAAGACCACGACGCTGGCTTCGATGGTCGATTGGATCAATACCAACCTCGATCGCCACATCGTGACCATCGAAGATCCGGTCGAGTATCACCATCACCAAAAACGGAGCCTGGTCACCCAGCGCGAGGTGGGCGAGGACATCCCCAGTTTCGCCGAGGCGATGCGCCGCGTGGTGCGGCAGGATCCCGATGTGATCCTCCTTGGCGAGATGCGGGACCTCGAGACCATTTCAGCCGCGGTCAGCGTCGCAGAGACCGGGCACCTCGTCCTGGGCACCCTTCACACCACCGGGGCAGCGGCCTCCGTCAGCCGGATCATCGACGTGTTCCCGGCGAACCAGCAGGCACAGATCCGGGTGCAGTTGGCAATGTCGCTGGCGGCGGTCTTCTCCCAGGTCCTGGTGCCGGCCAATGACGGGATAGGCGGGCAGGCGGGCAGGGCGGCCGCGCTCGAGATCATGGTGATGACACCGGCGATCGCCAACATGATCCGGACCAATGAGATCAATCGGATCAACGATGTGATTCAGACATCTCGCGATCTGGGGATGATTCGCCTCGACGACGACCTGGCCCGCCTCGTTTCCGAGCGACGGGTATCACGCGACGCCGCCCTGGCGCATGCTCAGGACCCGGTCGCTCTCGCTGCTCGTTTCCTCGGCTGATCAGATTCGACGGTTGAGCATCGGCCGAAGCGGGAAGACCCGCGAGATGAATCGACTTCCGCCATCCCGGGTCGCATTAGGGCCACCGCCAGACGGCACGGGATCGATTGATGCCCCGGTTCCGTGGCATTCGCCGACGCCGCCGCGTGCCTGGTCGTCATCGGAGTTCGTCCTCACGCCTCCGTGATCGGATGAACCCGGCTACCGCGCATCCGAGGGGTCCGCAATGGGCCCCTCGGATGCATTCCAACGAGCAAGACTGGCTGGCTGACTTCTTCCAGGTGCTCGCTACTGTCGTCGTCGATGCGCAGAATCGCACTCGGGGCCGTGTTCATGGTGGTGATCGTCGCGTGTAGCGATGACGGCGGGGGCACCACTTCATCCGTGACCGCCGCCTCGACGACGACAACCCTCGCCCCGACTACTTCGACGGCCGCGAGCACCTCGTTGACAGCAGCCACCACGACCACCTTGGTCGATGACGGCGTCACGGAGGTCGAGGTGGCGTACGCCGATGGTTCGGCGGAGGTGACGGTCGACGGTGAGCCCGAGTCGGGCCGGGTGCAGGTGGCCCTGGGTACCGAGGTCCGTCTGACCGTCAGCGCCGACGTCACCAGCGAGGTCCATGTCCACGGCTACGACGAGACCGCCGACGTCAGCCCTGGGTCGCCGGCGGTCATCGAGTTCACCGCTGACATCCCCGGGATCTTTGAGGTCGAGCTCCACGCTGGTCACACCCTCCTCGTGGAGCTTCAGATTTCGTGAGGAGGAGAGCAGGCGTCGTTACGGCGCTGCTGCTGGCGCTGATCGCAGTGCCGGGGGTGGCATCCGCCCACGGGATCGGCGGCCGCAGCGACCTGCCGGTTCCGCTGGAGTACTTCCTCGTCGGCGCCGCGGTGGTGGTGCTGCTGTCGTTTGGCGCCCTGGCGGTGCTGTGGCCGGCCCCCAGACTGCAGGATGGTCCCCGACCACGGGGCCGCGGCTTTCTGGTTCCGAGATGGCTGGCGTTCGCGGGGGCCGGGCTCGGGGTCTCCGGTCTGGCGCTGATCGTCACGGCCGGGCTCTTCGGCGACGAATCGGCCCGGAGCAACATTGCTCCCGTCGGGGTGTGGGTGGTGCTGTGGCTGGTTCTCCCGTTTCTTGCCGCCGGTCTCGGCAACATCTGGGCCGTGCTGAACCCCTGGCGGGCTCTCGGGCGGATGGCCCGCCTCGACGGACC
Protein-coding regions in this window:
- a CDS encoding DUF983 domain-containing protein is translated as MRRLARALRRRCPICGSPGMFVSWSAVVERCPRCSHRFESHEGYWLGAIAINTVATIFVFILVFVGSIVSSWPDPPWGVISAVTIATSIVFPIAFYPYSKSLWVALESKFAPSQGSRQPDPPDTA
- a CDS encoding PilT/PilU family type 4a pilus ATPase encodes the protein MDAIDLSSPTRPRPTLIDELLDAVIARGASDLHVSPGTAPTARMDGSLVAIGEGIWGSEATAAFCRSLCSEPQWRQAEDTGTVDFGITHRSARFRVSVLRQRKGYAAVLRLINNSFLSFEEIGLPEITSGLLRRTRGLILVTGPTGAGKTTTLASMVDWINTNLDRHIVTIEDPVEYHHHQKRSLVTQREVGEDIPSFAEAMRRVVRQDPDVILLGEMRDLETISAAVSVAETGHLVLGTLHTTGAAASVSRIIDVFPANQQAQIRVQLAMSLAAVFSQVLVPANDGIGGQAGRAAALEIMVMTPAIANMIRTNEINRINDVIQTSRDLGMIRLDDDLARLVSERRVSRDAALAHAQDPVALAARFLG
- a CDS encoding MoaD/ThiS family protein, producing the protein MPAATVRIPSLLADVGDGRREIPVVAETVGGALADLFARLPHLRVHVFDESGAVRPHVSVFYQGRAARDQAALGGPLSEGSVITILQAVSGGSG